The Flammeovirgaceae bacterium genome contains a region encoding:
- a CDS encoding bifunctional 3-deoxy-7-phosphoheptulonate synthase/chorismate mutase type II, translating to MKKDIQPESLTKWFPNTHNSKPLLISGPCSAETESQMLNTARQLAATGKVNVLRAGIWKPRTRPGQFEGAGTEGLGWLVRAKIETGLPVATEVANAQHVELCLKHGVDILWVGARTTVNPFSVQEIADALQGVDIPVLVKNPVNPDIDLWMGALERLNKAGITKLAAIHRGFSSFEKGPFRNAPMWDLAIDLKTRVPELAIFCDPSHICGTRELIPFVAQKALDLDMAGLMVESHIHPDAAWSDAKQQVTPAALAKLIDGLIVRKPSVDSGSFKDTLTQLREQIDQLDDEIMQKLSARMKISEKIGVYKKENNVTILQVNRWEEIIHTRIALGLAMGLSEDFTRDMLKLVHHESIHVQEKVMNAVNQRVG from the coding sequence ATGAAAAAAGATATACAACCTGAATCGCTGACCAAGTGGTTTCCGAATACACATAACAGTAAACCCCTGCTCATCTCCGGCCCGTGCAGTGCCGAAACCGAATCACAAATGTTGAATACGGCCCGGCAGCTGGCGGCCACGGGTAAAGTAAATGTACTTCGTGCGGGCATCTGGAAGCCGCGCACCCGGCCCGGGCAGTTTGAAGGTGCCGGTACCGAAGGACTCGGCTGGCTGGTGCGTGCGAAGATTGAAACCGGGTTACCCGTAGCCACCGAAGTAGCTAATGCTCAGCACGTGGAGTTATGTTTGAAACACGGTGTGGATATACTGTGGGTAGGTGCAAGGACTACGGTAAACCCGTTTTCGGTACAGGAAATTGCCGATGCCCTTCAGGGTGTGGATATACCCGTGTTGGTGAAAAACCCGGTAAACCCCGACATCGACTTGTGGATGGGTGCGCTGGAACGACTGAACAAGGCTGGCATCACCAAACTGGCAGCCATCCACCGCGGATTTTCTTCATTTGAGAAAGGGCCCTTCCGCAATGCACCCATGTGGGATCTGGCCATCGATCTGAAAACGCGTGTACCCGAACTTGCCATTTTTTGCGACCCCAGCCACATCTGCGGAACGAGAGAACTCATTCCCTTCGTTGCGCAAAAAGCGCTCGACCTCGATATGGCCGGGCTGATGGTAGAAAGCCACATCCATCCCGATGCCGCGTGGAGCGATGCCAAACAGCAGGTAACACCGGCCGCGCTTGCCAAACTGATTGACGGATTAATTGTGCGTAAACCTTCGGTTGACAGCGGTTCTTTCAAAGACACGCTGACGCAGTTGCGCGAACAGATCGATCAGTTGGATGACGAGATTATGCAGAAACTTTCCGCCCGGATGAAGATCTCGGAAAAGATTGGTGTGTATAAAAAAGAAAACAACGTAACCATTTTGCAGGTTAACCGGTGGGAGGAGATCATCCATACCCGCATTGCGCTGGGGCTGGCCATGGGACTGTCGGAAGATTTTACCCGCGACATGCTGAAGCTGGTGCACCATGAATCCATACACGTGCAGGAGAAGGTGATGAACGCGGTGAATCAGCGGGTGGGATGA
- a CDS encoding prephenate dehydrogenase — MRRKATIVGLGLIGGSIAIDLRKSGLYDEVTGVDLNADHALQALQLKLVDKTEQEGKALSTADLIVLAIPVNAIQAFLPAVLDIIKENAVVVDTGSTKSLICKSVSNHPKRNRFVASHPIAGTENSGPTAAFGGLFRSKTNIICEAEKSADEALQTALRLFNELGMKTIFMQPDEHDRHVAYVSHLSHVSSFLLGQTVLDIEKDEKNIAVLAGSGFASTVRLAKSSPDMWAPIFEQNMEYLSQALQEYIIHLQRFQYHLLKRNTNELHHTLREANHIRRILDGIETKTLSIEKQDV, encoded by the coding sequence ATGAGAAGGAAAGCAACCATAGTTGGACTGGGCTTGATTGGCGGATCCATTGCTATCGATCTGCGCAAGTCAGGATTGTACGATGAAGTTACCGGAGTTGACCTGAATGCCGATCATGCCCTACAGGCACTTCAATTGAAGCTGGTTGATAAAACAGAGCAGGAAGGAAAAGCATTGTCAACTGCGGATTTGATTGTGCTGGCCATACCCGTAAATGCCATCCAGGCATTTTTACCTGCGGTGCTGGATATTATAAAAGAGAACGCGGTAGTGGTTGATACCGGCTCAACCAAATCACTGATATGTAAATCGGTAAGCAATCACCCGAAACGAAATCGTTTTGTGGCAAGCCATCCGATTGCAGGAACAGAAAATTCGGGCCCGACTGCAGCCTTCGGGGGGCTGTTCAGAAGTAAAACGAATATCATCTGTGAAGCGGAGAAATCAGCAGACGAGGCCCTGCAAACGGCACTTCGTCTTTTTAATGAACTGGGCATGAAGACCATTTTTATGCAGCCCGATGAACACGACCGCCATGTGGCGTATGTGTCGCACCTCTCGCACGTGAGTTCTTTTTTACTCGGGCAAACCGTGCTGGATATCGAGAAGGATGAAAAGAACATTGCCGTACTGGCGGGCAGCGGGTTTGCCTCTACCGTGCGGTTGGCCAAAAGTTCGCCCGATATGTGGGCGCCCATCTTCGAACAGAATATGGAGTACCTGAGCCAGGCCCTGCAGGAGTACATCATTCACCTGCAGCGGTTTCAATATCATTTACTGAAGCGCAACACCAATGAACTTCATCATACACTGCGCGAAGCCAACCATATCCGGAGAATACTGGATGGCATAGAGACAAAAACTTTATCAATAGAAAAACAAGACGTATGA